One window of Brevibacterium pigmentatum genomic DNA carries:
- the rpmF gene encoding 50S ribosomal protein L32 gives MAVPKRKLSRSNTRHRRSQWKAKAPNLVKTVENGRVVYSRPHQAKVVEDAAGTPLYLEYKGRKVADV, from the coding sequence GTGGCTGTTCCGAAGCGTAAATTGTCGCGCAGCAACACCCGCCACCGTCGTTCGCAGTGGAAGGCCAAGGCTCCGAACCTGGTCAAGACTGTGGAGAACGGTCGCGTTGTGTACTCGCGCCCCCACCAGGCCAAGGTCGTCGAAGACGCAGCCGGCACCCCGCTGTACCTCGAGTACAAGGGCCGCAAGGTCGCTGACGTCTGA
- the ftsY gene encoding signal recognition particle-docking protein FtsY, whose amino-acid sequence MDQPIILLIVAAIVFAIVVGVGISLRVNARKKGLDDKRGIDAEVTGELSIDDVAEAVEKDKAEARGSEVPTEPASRLVRLRERLAKSNSGLGRGLLNLLSRDNLDESAWEEIEDTLILADVGVEPTTELVDRLRERVKVLGTRDPEEVRGLLREELITLVDPTMDRSLADTGKGDDPSVILVVGVNGAGKTTTVGKIARVLVAEDKTVLLGAADTFRAAAAEQLATWGERVGVETVRKEEGADPASVAYSAVEQGQADGTDVVLIDTAGRLQNKRGLMDELGKVKRVATRPLGEGHEIDEVLLVLDATTGQNGMQQAKVFAEAVDITGIVLTKLDGTAKGGIVVAVQRELGVPVKLIGLGEGADDLAPFTAEGFVDALLD is encoded by the coding sequence ATGGATCAGCCGATCATCTTGCTCATCGTCGCGGCGATCGTGTTCGCAATCGTCGTCGGCGTGGGCATCTCCCTGCGCGTCAACGCCCGCAAGAAGGGCCTCGACGACAAGCGCGGCATCGATGCGGAGGTCACCGGTGAGCTGAGCATCGATGACGTCGCCGAGGCGGTCGAGAAGGACAAAGCCGAAGCACGCGGTTCCGAGGTTCCCACCGAACCGGCCAGCCGCCTCGTCCGCCTGCGCGAACGCCTGGCGAAGTCGAATTCGGGGCTCGGACGCGGACTGCTCAACCTGCTCTCACGCGACAACCTCGACGAGTCCGCCTGGGAGGAGATCGAGGACACGCTCATCCTCGCCGACGTCGGTGTCGAACCGACGACCGAACTCGTCGACCGCCTGCGCGAACGCGTCAAGGTGCTCGGCACCCGGGACCCCGAAGAGGTCCGCGGCCTGCTGCGCGAAGAGCTCATCACACTCGTCGACCCGACGATGGATCGCTCCCTTGCCGACACCGGCAAGGGCGATGACCCCTCCGTCATCCTCGTCGTCGGAGTCAACGGTGCCGGGAAGACGACGACGGTGGGCAAGATCGCCCGCGTGCTCGTCGCCGAGGACAAGACCGTGCTGCTCGGTGCCGCGGACACCTTCCGTGCCGCCGCTGCCGAACAGCTGGCCACCTGGGGTGAACGCGTCGGCGTCGAAACCGTCCGGAAGGAAGAGGGCGCCGACCCTGCCTCGGTGGCCTATTCGGCCGTCGAACAGGGCCAGGCCGATGGCACCGATGTCGTCCTCATCGACACCGCCGGACGTCTGCAGAACAAGCGCGGACTCATGGATGAGCTCGGCAAGGTCAAGCGAGTGGCCACCCGCCCGCTGGGGGAGGGCCACGAGATCGACGAAGTGCTCCTCGTCCTCGACGCGACCACCGGACAGAACGGCATGCAGCAGGCGAAGGTCTTCGCCGAGGCGGTCGACATCACCGGAATCGTGCTCACCAAGCTCGACGGGACCGCGAAGGGCGGAATCGTCGTCGCCGTGCAGCGCGAACTCGGAGTGCCGGTCAAGCTCATCGGCCTCGGCGAAGGTGCGGACGACCTCGCACCATTCACCGCAGAAGGGTTCGTCGACGCGCTGCTCGACTGA
- a CDS encoding MFS transporter, which yields MGPATPANRAWFPGLVIHTVLAHATYNGVRVLISYRTLELGGTGVVLGLMTAVYSLVPLLTALFVGRLVDRGYATAVLWTGTVLSVLPVALAAVAPNLGVLLIATMSLGVGQLLTTVASQALIPQSFPAAQMTSKFGHLTLGVSIGQTVGLPLAGMVADATSGDTAITNALWFMTAVSALTLIAAVIVMLRGRTPHVSRADAAEGAQSPWALLSLRGMKPAIFASMATLAAVDLMTAYLPLIGQQNGLSVTTVTWLLALRTLASVISRLFIGSLTARWRDLSLLWTASAMAGISVVLIPVFSQPWMLGVLLTVAGFCFGLTQPLTMSWVSALADAKNRAAVLSIRLAGNRLSQVAIPSAASALTVVAGSGIVFTMSGALLIIAGGVTWRNHHERW from the coding sequence ATGGGCCCGGCAACTCCAGCGAACCGGGCCTGGTTCCCAGGCCTCGTCATCCACACCGTGCTCGCGCACGCCACCTACAACGGCGTCCGCGTTCTCATCTCCTACCGAACCCTCGAACTCGGCGGAACGGGAGTCGTCCTCGGCCTGATGACGGCCGTGTACTCCCTCGTTCCGCTGCTCACCGCTCTCTTCGTCGGCCGCCTCGTCGATCGGGGCTACGCCACCGCGGTGCTGTGGACGGGGACAGTGCTGTCGGTGCTGCCCGTCGCGCTTGCGGCCGTGGCGCCCAACCTCGGCGTGCTCCTCATCGCCACGATGAGCCTCGGCGTCGGGCAGCTGCTGACCACGGTCGCCTCCCAAGCGCTCATCCCGCAGAGCTTCCCGGCGGCGCAGATGACCTCGAAGTTCGGCCACCTCACCCTCGGCGTCTCGATCGGCCAGACCGTCGGACTGCCCCTGGCGGGAATGGTCGCCGATGCCACCTCCGGCGATACGGCAATCACGAACGCGCTGTGGTTCATGACCGCGGTCTCCGCGCTCACTCTCATCGCTGCCGTCATCGTCATGCTCCGCGGCAGGACTCCGCACGTCTCCCGCGCCGACGCGGCCGAAGGCGCACAGTCGCCGTGGGCGCTGCTGTCGCTGCGGGGGATGAAGCCGGCGATCTTCGCGTCCATGGCCACGCTCGCCGCCGTCGACCTGATGACCGCCTACCTGCCGCTCATCGGTCAGCAGAACGGACTGTCGGTGACCACGGTGACGTGGCTGCTCGCACTGCGCACCCTTGCCTCGGTGATCTCACGGCTCTTCATCGGAAGCCTCACGGCCAGGTGGCGGGACCTGTCTCTGTTGTGGACCGCCTCGGCGATGGCCGGCATCAGCGTCGTCCTCATCCCCGTGTTCAGCCAGCCGTGGATGCTCGGTGTGCTGCTCACGGTCGCTGGGTTCTGCTTCGGGCTCACCCAGCCGCTGACCATGTCCTGGGTGTCCGCGCTGGCCGATGCGAAGAATCGGGCTGCGGTGCTCTCGATCCGCTTGGCGGGCAACCGACTCAGCCAGGTCGCCATCCCATCGGCCGCCTCGGCGCTCACGGTGGTCGCCGGCTCCGGGATCGTGTTCACGATGTCCGGGGCGCTGCTCATCATCGCCGGGGGAGTGACCTGGCGCAATCATCACGAACGATGGTGA
- the mutM gene encoding bifunctional DNA-formamidopyrimidine glycosylase/DNA-(apurinic or apyrimidinic site) lyase, producing MPELPEVESVRRGVDEWTAGTTITGAEVADPRILGTTSQRRIDPSAVSGFVSAVTGAHILRAERRGKFMWLSLGEGNAVTSGQSTPRPELGILVHLGMSGQLRIHSPGEEIHRHTRAILHLDSERELRFVDQRIFGHIGVQPLVHGYGRLVPASAVHIAADPLEPAFDPERVVADLAKKRTAIKAALLDQTLVSGIGNIYADEALFRAGVHPLAVSARTRKSRLVEVLESATKVMSDALAVGGTSFDALYVNVNGESGYFDRALLVYGRGGQECVRCGTEIVKITVGGRGSHFCPNCQKPPRYR from the coding sequence ATGCCTGAGCTTCCCGAGGTCGAAAGCGTTCGTCGCGGCGTCGACGAATGGACGGCCGGAACCACGATCACCGGCGCCGAGGTGGCCGATCCCCGAATTCTGGGCACGACGTCCCAGCGGCGCATCGATCCGTCCGCGGTCTCCGGGTTCGTTTCGGCTGTGACCGGGGCGCACATCCTTCGTGCCGAACGGCGCGGGAAGTTCATGTGGCTGAGCCTGGGGGAGGGGAATGCCGTCACTTCCGGGCAGTCGACGCCGAGGCCCGAACTCGGCATCCTCGTGCATCTGGGTATGAGCGGCCAGCTGCGCATCCACTCGCCCGGCGAGGAGATCCATCGGCACACTCGGGCGATTCTCCACCTCGACAGCGAACGCGAACTGCGCTTCGTCGACCAACGGATCTTCGGCCATATCGGCGTCCAACCTCTTGTGCACGGCTACGGTCGGCTCGTCCCCGCCTCGGCGGTGCATATCGCTGCCGATCCGCTCGAGCCCGCGTTCGATCCGGAACGGGTCGTGGCGGACCTGGCGAAGAAGCGCACGGCGATCAAGGCCGCGCTGCTCGATCAGACGCTCGTCAGCGGGATCGGGAACATCTACGCCGATGAGGCACTGTTCCGGGCGGGAGTCCACCCTCTGGCGGTGTCGGCGCGGACACGGAAGAGCCGCCTCGTCGAGGTTCTCGAATCCGCGACGAAGGTGATGAGCGATGCCCTGGCCGTGGGCGGCACGAGCTTCGACGCTCTCTACGTCAACGTCAACGGCGAATCCGGTTACTTCGACCGGGCTCTGCTCGTCTACGGGCGCGGAGGACAGGAATGCGTGCGCTGCGGGACGGAGATCGTCAAGATCACCGTCGGCGGGCGGGGCTCTCACTTCTGCCCGAACTGTCAGAAGCCGCCGCGGTACCGGTAA
- the rnc gene encoding ribonuclease III: protein MDTDTTAALKKSLGIDIDPETFRLALTHRSFAFEAGGIPTNERLEFLGDSVLGLVATESLFYDNPDLPEGQLAKMRSAVVNTRALASIARRHGIGEHILLGKGEELTGGRNKDSILADTVEALIGATFVSRGREEAFAFVHRLIDGMLDDAVNLGAGMDFKTTLQEAAADLDLGTVSYEITSSGPDHAMVFTATAMLGANNWGAGDGSSKKAAEAAAAEVAVKAIRTIYPDYRR, encoded by the coding sequence GTGGACACTGACACCACAGCAGCACTGAAGAAGAGTCTCGGGATCGATATTGATCCCGAGACTTTTCGTCTCGCGCTCACGCACCGCTCATTCGCCTTCGAGGCCGGTGGCATCCCCACCAATGAGCGCCTCGAATTCCTCGGCGACTCCGTTCTCGGCCTTGTGGCCACTGAGTCGCTGTTCTACGACAACCCGGATCTGCCCGAAGGCCAGTTGGCCAAGATGCGTTCGGCCGTCGTCAACACGCGGGCGCTGGCATCGATCGCCCGCCGGCACGGAATCGGCGAGCACATCCTGCTGGGCAAGGGTGAGGAGCTGACCGGAGGCCGGAACAAGGACTCGATCCTCGCCGACACCGTCGAGGCCCTCATCGGCGCGACCTTCGTCTCCCGCGGACGCGAAGAGGCCTTCGCCTTCGTCCACCGTCTCATCGACGGAATGCTCGACGACGCGGTCAACCTCGGCGCGGGGATGGACTTCAAGACCACCCTGCAGGAGGCCGCTGCCGACCTCGACCTCGGCACCGTGAGCTACGAGATCACCTCGTCCGGGCCCGACCACGCCATGGTCTTCACCGCCACCGCGATGCTCGGTGCGAACAACTGGGGCGCCGGCGACGGATCCTCGAAGAAGGCCGCCGAAGCCGCGGCCGCCGAGGTGGCCGTCAAAGCCATCCGCACCATCTACCCGGACTACCGGCGCTGA
- the coaD gene encoding pantetheine-phosphate adenylyltransferase, whose amino-acid sequence MKVVCPGSYDPITMGHLDIIARSSRMFEEVVVAVVHNPSKSGRFDPEVRADLIRRSLADDERTREARNVTIDLVPGGLLVDYCAKIGAPAVVKGLRSGTDFAYELPMALMNKHLTELETIFVPGDPKFEHVSSSLIKEVHANGGDIEGLVPTSVLAALQGDAAVDDGAR is encoded by the coding sequence ATGAAGGTCGTCTGCCCCGGTTCCTATGACCCGATCACCATGGGTCATCTCGATATCATCGCCCGCAGCTCTCGGATGTTCGAAGAGGTCGTCGTGGCGGTCGTCCACAACCCCTCGAAGTCCGGTCGCTTCGACCCGGAGGTCCGCGCGGACCTCATCCGCCGTTCCCTGGCCGACGACGAACGCACTCGGGAGGCGCGCAACGTCACGATCGACCTTGTGCCGGGAGGCCTCCTCGTTGACTACTGCGCGAAGATCGGCGCTCCCGCCGTCGTCAAGGGATTGCGTTCGGGCACCGACTTCGCCTACGAACTGCCGATGGCCCTGATGAACAAGCACCTGACCGAACTCGAGACGATCTTCGTCCCCGGCGATCCGAAGTTCGAACACGTCTCCTCCTCACTCATCAAGGAAGTCCACGCGAACGGCGGAGACATCGAAGGCCTCGTCCCCACCTCGGTGCTGGCGGCCCTGCAAGGCGATGCCGCCGTCGACGACGGCGCCCGCTGA
- a CDS encoding YceD family protein, with protein MNAGATSSNAPGGQGMKNRSEFVYDLRSMGLLGQPGEWERVNTTLSAPADLKIEVIGVAEGSPLTLELMFESVSEGIYVSGTVSATARGEDARTLEPIELPIDVDIQEMYVYEQAEGDEDSYVIDRDQLDLEPAIRDAVVMALPFNPSRDESEEFSYTLGEDLEVDEDESESPFASLKNLLEEKKES; from the coding sequence GTGAACGCAGGAGCGACATCCTCAAACGCACCAGGAGGACAGGGCATGAAGAACAGATCTGAATTCGTCTATGATCTCAGATCCATGGGATTGCTCGGTCAGCCGGGTGAGTGGGAACGGGTGAACACCACCTTGTCGGCTCCAGCGGATCTCAAGATCGAAGTGATCGGGGTTGCGGAAGGTTCACCACTGACGCTCGAGCTGATGTTCGAGAGTGTGTCGGAGGGGATCTACGTGTCGGGGACAGTCTCGGCGACGGCCCGCGGCGAAGACGCGAGGACGCTCGAACCCATCGAGCTGCCTATAGATGTGGACATCCAGGAGATGTACGTCTATGAGCAGGCCGAAGGGGACGAGGACTCCTACGTCATCGACCGGGATCAGCTCGACCTCGAGCCCGCGATCAGAGACGCCGTCGTGATGGCTCTGCCGTTCAATCCCTCACGGGATGAGAGCGAGGAGTTCAGCTACACCCTGGGGGAGGACCTCGAGGTGGACGAGGACGAATCCGAATCGCCGTTCGCATCATTGAAGAATCTGTTGGAAGAGAAGAAAGAGAGCTAG
- a CDS encoding BCCT family transporter produces the protein MSSEHTKTQELIEHLKHPTTALKPFKREGLDKVVFFAAGILAVAFVVWGFVSPDSLGAVAGTLLTGVMDNFGWLFVIAATVFTIFVIVVAVSKFGRIPLGKDDEKPEFKTSSWIAMMFATGMGIGLVFSAVGEPLFFYMSPPPNTVDGSTPQAMGTSMGTTLFHWTLYPWAMYAIVGLGVAYGSFRLGRSQLFSSMFTPLFGERAVNGIGGKVINILAILATLFGSACSLGLGAIQIGGGIESAGIMSDVSSPVLVIIIAILTAAFVASAVSGVEKGIQWLSNINMVLAVIVALIVFIGGPTLFILNVIPSSVGAFIQDLPQLASRTAADGQGVNEWLSSWTVFYWAWWVSWSPFVGLFIARISRGRTVRQFVTGVLIVPSVVSTIWFAIFGGGAIGIQERAERGEGTVQALAKVVDGEPDINMDTILFDLLGALPLPNLIAIILMIVTVILIAIFFVTGADSASIVMGTLSANGMQEPGKGLVIFWGTATGAVAAVMLLAGGTDPAEALDGLKNITIVSALPFVIVMLLLCVAVWKDLSKDPLIIQEQLAAHVLESSVATAVNEYDGEVFGLETSELEIEDEDEDENADKDKAESDTKSKNEDSPKA, from the coding sequence ATGAGCAGTGAACACACTAAGACTCAGGAGCTCATCGAGCACCTGAAGCATCCGACGACCGCACTCAAGCCCTTCAAACGTGAAGGTTTGGACAAGGTCGTGTTCTTTGCGGCAGGCATCCTGGCCGTCGCGTTCGTCGTCTGGGGCTTCGTCTCCCCCGACAGCCTCGGTGCGGTGGCGGGCACGCTGCTGACCGGCGTGATGGACAACTTCGGGTGGCTCTTCGTCATCGCCGCCACGGTCTTCACGATCTTCGTCATCGTCGTCGCCGTCAGCAAGTTCGGACGGATTCCGCTGGGCAAGGACGATGAGAAGCCGGAGTTCAAGACCTCCTCGTGGATCGCGATGATGTTCGCCACCGGCATGGGCATCGGCCTCGTCTTCTCCGCGGTCGGCGAACCCCTGTTCTTCTACATGTCGCCTCCCCCGAACACCGTCGACGGGTCCACGCCTCAGGCGATGGGCACGTCCATGGGCACGACGCTGTTCCACTGGACGCTCTACCCGTGGGCGATGTACGCCATCGTCGGCCTGGGTGTGGCCTACGGTTCGTTCCGTCTGGGTCGTTCGCAGCTGTTCTCGTCGATGTTCACCCCGCTGTTCGGCGAACGCGCCGTCAACGGAATCGGCGGCAAGGTCATCAACATCCTTGCGATCCTCGCGACTCTGTTCGGCTCGGCCTGCTCGCTGGGCTTGGGCGCCATCCAGATCGGCGGCGGCATCGAGTCCGCAGGCATCATGTCCGATGTCTCCTCACCGGTCCTCGTCATCATCATCGCGATCCTCACCGCCGCCTTCGTCGCCTCGGCGGTCTCGGGTGTGGAGAAGGGCATCCAGTGGCTGTCGAACATCAACATGGTGCTCGCGGTCATCGTCGCCCTCATCGTCTTCATCGGCGGACCGACGCTGTTCATCCTCAACGTCATCCCCTCCTCGGTGGGTGCGTTCATCCAGGATCTGCCGCAGCTGGCCTCCCGGACGGCCGCCGACGGTCAGGGCGTCAATGAGTGGCTGTCGTCGTGGACGGTCTTCTACTGGGCATGGTGGGTGTCATGGTCGCCCTTCGTCGGTCTGTTCATCGCGCGCATCTCGCGTGGTCGCACCGTCCGTCAGTTCGTCACCGGCGTGCTCATCGTTCCCTCCGTCGTCTCGACCATATGGTTCGCGATCTTCGGCGGCGGTGCCATCGGCATCCAGGAGCGCGCCGAGCGCGGCGAGGGCACGGTCCAGGCGCTGGCGAAGGTCGTCGACGGCGAGCCGGACATCAACATGGACACGATCCTGTTCGACCTCCTCGGCGCTCTGCCTCTGCCGAACCTCATCGCGATCATCCTCATGATCGTCACGGTCATCCTCATTGCGATCTTCTTCGTCACCGGCGCGGATTCCGCGTCGATCGTCATGGGCACCCTGTCGGCCAACGGCATGCAGGAGCCGGGCAAGGGTCTCGTGATCTTCTGGGGCACCGCGACCGGTGCCGTGGCTGCGGTCATGCTCTTGGCGGGTGGAACTGACCCCGCTGAGGCGCTCGACGGGCTGAAGAACATCACGATCGTCTCCGCCCTGCCGTTCGTCATCGTCATGCTGCTGCTGTGCGTGGCTGTCTGGAAGGACCTGTCGAAGGATCCGCTCATCATCCAGGAGCAGCTGGCCGCGCACGTGCTCGAGTCCTCGGTGGCAACCGCGGTCAACGAGTACGACGGCGAGGTCTTCGGCCTCGAAACCTCCGAACTCGAAATCGAGGACGAGGACGAGGACGAGAATGCGGACAAGGACAAGGCCGAGTCGGACACGAAGTCCAAGAACGAGGACTCCCCGAAGGCCTAA
- the smc gene encoding chromosome segregation protein SMC, producing MHLKSLTLRGFKSFASATTLRFEPGITCVVGPNGSGKSNVVDALSWVMGEQGAKNLRGGKMDDVIFAGTSKRQALGRAEVTLTIDNTDGAIPVDYTEVTISRTLFRTGGSEYAVNGAPARLLDIQELLNDSGLGKEMHVIVGQGRLDAILHADPLERRSFIEEAAGVLKHRRRKDKAVRKLTGLQTNLDRLTDLRTELNRQLGPLGRQAEAAAKAATVQATLRDATARLLADDAVRMQSSLASSSDGEDHSDRIAELDHRRTRTEARLSEIEARLSELDSELEVQRTAESRTQTQIVRAQGLSQRAQDKRSHLLSEVTSLGQREAKSPEELRAQAERFRGELGDAEAAVTEKTTALEASQQRKEELTQALKTAEDEVKAAQIAITEAVKNRSALQSKQTQAAERITDLKSRIEANQTEIETVSARITERSRELETAETGVEDVEAGETELDSAYEAAQEKLEKLETERTELQEQRAKVASELSSAKARAEALALGTALEADLEDIVNAELPGVRTAVTERLSVDHGFEMAAAAALSTTVSGVIVDDSEVALAVLDHLGEDTNVSLTIPAGAEASSGKGGGSALDALPTLPALPAVEGLRWLSDVVDSDVPELRVLLARALNGVVCVPDARTGIELTEARPELTAVTVHGEVLTATRISRARTASGTRLASQTALEDTHSLISDLEARAGKLDASLRELEPRLTAARDESAAALDALHSSDAKIMAAAEEVSRITGDIGVARTRLQRAEENATELESRLAAAERDSQSAAAALAGAAEVDEVVDTAARDELSAQVAQSSEDLVEARISHRSAADRARFLGDRVDSLLRAAKAEEAAREQAQRTIAKKKRAAGSVQLIAETAAEAAELATSTVAELGEAIQVLVDERGGLREEKGRLGEELGSTRTQLQKLKDAAAEAELAKERFRLRLEEIAHRSEEETGLGIDRLIDEFGPHLPVPSFDEDGEDRPYVRAEVEKRQKQAASQLKRIGTVNPLALEEYEALKERHQFLEKQIADIESSRKDLMQLVEEVDRHVERVFAEAYADTAREFEDIFSRLFPGGEGALSLTDPNDMLTTGVDVHARPAGKKVKRLSLLSGGERSLVAVAMLVAIFKARPSPFYVMDEVEAALDDLNLSRLLTVFKELQDSSQLIVITHQKRTMEIADALYGVTMHGDGVSKVISQRIP from the coding sequence ATGCATCTCAAAAGCCTGACACTGCGGGGATTCAAGTCCTTCGCCTCGGCGACGACCCTCCGATTCGAGCCGGGAATCACCTGCGTCGTCGGACCCAACGGCTCGGGCAAGTCCAACGTCGTCGACGCCCTGTCCTGGGTGATGGGCGAGCAGGGTGCGAAGAATCTGCGCGGCGGAAAGATGGACGACGTCATCTTCGCCGGAACCTCGAAACGTCAGGCTCTGGGACGCGCCGAGGTGACTCTGACCATCGACAACACCGACGGAGCCATCCCCGTCGACTACACCGAGGTGACCATCTCGCGGACCCTCTTCCGCACCGGGGGATCCGAATACGCCGTCAACGGTGCCCCGGCCAGACTGCTCGACATCCAAGAGCTGCTCAATGATTCCGGCCTGGGCAAGGAGATGCACGTCATCGTCGGTCAGGGCCGCCTCGACGCGATCCTCCACGCCGACCCGCTGGAGAGGCGCAGCTTCATCGAAGAGGCCGCCGGGGTGCTCAAACACCGACGGCGCAAGGACAAAGCGGTCCGCAAACTCACCGGACTGCAGACGAACCTCGACCGGCTCACCGACCTGCGCACCGAACTCAACCGCCAGTTGGGGCCCCTGGGGCGGCAGGCCGAAGCGGCAGCGAAAGCCGCGACCGTCCAAGCGACTCTGCGCGACGCCACCGCCAGGCTGCTCGCCGACGATGCCGTGCGGATGCAGTCTTCGCTCGCCTCATCCAGCGACGGCGAAGATCACAGCGACCGCATCGCCGAGCTCGACCACCGCCGCACCCGTACCGAGGCGCGACTCTCCGAGATCGAAGCCCGTCTGTCCGAACTCGACTCCGAACTCGAAGTCCAACGCACCGCGGAGTCGCGGACACAGACGCAGATCGTGCGCGCCCAAGGACTGAGCCAACGTGCCCAGGACAAACGCTCCCATCTGCTCTCCGAGGTCACGAGCCTGGGTCAGAGGGAAGCGAAGTCACCCGAAGAGCTGCGCGCACAGGCCGAACGGTTCCGCGGTGAGCTGGGCGACGCCGAGGCGGCCGTGACCGAGAAGACGACCGCACTCGAGGCCAGCCAGCAGCGGAAGGAAGAGCTCACCCAAGCTCTGAAGACTGCCGAGGACGAGGTCAAGGCCGCACAGATCGCCATCACCGAGGCGGTGAAGAACCGTTCGGCTCTGCAGTCGAAGCAGACCCAAGCGGCCGAGCGGATCACCGACCTCAAGTCTCGGATCGAAGCCAACCAGACGGAGATCGAAACCGTCTCCGCTCGCATCACCGAGCGCAGCCGGGAACTCGAAACCGCCGAGACCGGTGTCGAAGACGTCGAAGCCGGAGAGACCGAACTCGACTCCGCCTACGAGGCCGCGCAGGAGAAGCTCGAGAAGCTGGAGACCGAACGCACCGAGCTGCAGGAACAGCGGGCAAAGGTCGCCTCCGAACTGTCCTCGGCGAAGGCCCGCGCGGAGGCCCTGGCCCTGGGCACCGCTCTGGAAGCCGACCTCGAAGACATCGTCAATGCGGAGCTGCCGGGAGTTCGCACGGCCGTGACCGAACGGCTGAGCGTCGACCACGGGTTCGAGATGGCCGCGGCAGCGGCCCTGTCGACGACGGTGTCTGGTGTCATCGTCGATGACAGCGAAGTGGCGCTGGCAGTGCTCGACCACCTCGGCGAGGACACGAACGTGTCTCTGACGATCCCCGCCGGTGCCGAAGCATCGTCCGGGAAGGGCGGCGGGAGTGCCCTCGACGCACTGCCGACCCTGCCCGCGCTGCCTGCGGTGGAAGGCCTGCGCTGGCTCTCCGACGTCGTCGACAGCGACGTCCCCGAACTGCGCGTTCTGCTGGCCCGGGCGCTGAATGGTGTCGTCTGCGTCCCCGATGCGCGCACCGGAATCGAGCTGACGGAAGCTCGGCCCGAACTCACCGCCGTCACCGTCCACGGTGAAGTGCTCACCGCGACCCGGATCAGCCGCGCCCGGACCGCCTCGGGCACACGCCTGGCCTCGCAGACCGCGCTCGAGGACACTCATTCCCTCATCTCCGACCTCGAAGCTCGGGCGGGCAAGCTCGACGCCTCCTTGAGGGAACTCGAACCGCGCCTGACCGCGGCACGTGATGAATCAGCCGCAGCCCTCGATGCTCTTCACTCCTCGGATGCGAAGATCATGGCCGCGGCCGAGGAGGTCTCGCGCATCACCGGTGATATCGGTGTGGCCCGCACCCGTCTGCAGCGTGCAGAAGAGAATGCCACCGAACTCGAATCCCGCCTCGCGGCCGCCGAGCGCGACTCTCAGTCGGCCGCGGCAGCCCTGGCCGGAGCTGCCGAGGTCGACGAGGTCGTCGATACCGCCGCGCGGGACGAACTGAGCGCACAGGTCGCCCAATCCTCGGAAGACCTCGTCGAAGCCCGCATCAGCCACCGGTCGGCTGCCGACCGGGCCCGGTTCTTAGGCGATCGGGTGGACTCCCTCCTGCGGGCGGCGAAGGCCGAAGAGGCAGCGCGGGAGCAGGCGCAGCGCACGATCGCGAAGAAGAAGCGCGCGGCCGGCTCGGTGCAGCTCATCGCCGAAACCGCGGCCGAAGCCGCGGAGCTCGCCACCTCCACGGTGGCCGAACTCGGTGAGGCGATCCAGGTCCTCGTTGACGAACGCGGCGGTCTGCGCGAAGAGAAGGGCCGCCTCGGCGAGGAATTGGGGTCGACGCGAACCCAGCTGCAGAAGCTCAAGGACGCCGCGGCCGAAGCCGAACTCGCGAAAGAACGTTTCCGGCTTCGACTCGAGGAGATCGCGCACCGATCGGAGGAGGAGACGGGGCTGGGCATCGACCGTCTCATCGACGAATTCGGGCCGCATCTGCCGGTTCCGTCCTTCGACGAGGACGGGGAGGATCGTCCGTATGTGCGCGCCGAGGTGGAGAAGCGGCAGAAGCAGGCGGCGTCGCAGCTCAAGCGCATCGGCACGGTCAATCCGCTCGCGCTCGAGGAATACGAGGCGCTGAAGGAACGGCATCAGTTCCTCGAGAAGCAGATCGCGGACATCGAATCCTCGCGCAAGGACCTCATGCAGCTTGTCGAGGAGGTCGACCGGCACGTCGAACGCGTCTTCGCCGAAGCCTATGCGGATACGGCGCGGGAGTTCGAGGACATCTTCTCCCGCCTCTTCCCCGGAGGTGAGGGCGCACTGAGCCTGACGGACCCGAACGATATGCTCACCACCGGCGTCGATGTCCACGCCCGCCCGGCCGGCAAGAAGGTCAAACGACTGTCTCTGCTCTCCGGCGGGGAGCGGTCGCTAGTGGCCGTGGCCATGCTGGTCGCGATCTTCAAAGCACGGCCGAGCCCGTTCTACGTCATGGACGAGGTCGAAGCGGCACTCGACGATCTCAACCTCTCGCGTCTGCTCACGGTGTTCAAGGAGCTGCAGGACTCATCGCAGCTCATCGTCATCACCCACCAGAAGCGGACGATGGAAATCGCCGATGCCCTCTACGGAGTGACGATGCACGGCGACGGAGTGTCGAAAGTCATATCGCAGCGGATCCCGTGA